In Pan paniscus chromosome 1, NHGRI_mPanPan1-v2.0_pri, whole genome shotgun sequence, the DNA window GAAGTTTAGAAAAAACCCCATGCTTCTTATTGTGACGTGAGTTAAGTTCTTCTATGAAGCTCTTGAAATTCATCAGTTCCCTGggcttttttttctaagaaaaagagagaaaaaggaatctGCTATGCCAGGAAAATCAATAGCTCCTTTCTCAACCCTCCCCCGAAACCAGAGAAAAGCAATGCGGCATCACTTACTATCCTGCTGTGCAGACATCCCGGAGGCCGGGCCAGCCTCAAGGTCCCCCTGACCAGGGCTGGTGGAAACAGACAGTCTTTCCCCAACCAGCGGGTCGGGGTGGGGTTAGTttcttgcaccatgcacctgccACACCCTACTGCCCAGCTCcttttcatccatttcttctttctttcatttgttggATATGTATTGAGTCTGGCACTATTCTAAGCAGAAACGatgtcttaaatatttaaaaccagaGTGACTggaggagcacagaggatttggggggcagtgaaactattctgtatgatactaaaATGGTGGCTGCATGTCACGCATTTGGCCAAACCCACAGGATGTACACCACCTGAGTGAACCCTAAGGTACGCCACAGACTTGTGGTGATAATGACGTATCAGTTCTTCAACTGCAGCAAACAGACCAGGCTGCTGTGGGATGTTGGtggtgggggaggctgtgcatggtgTGGAGAGGGCAGTGGGTATATGGGAACTCCttgtactttccactcaattttgctgtgaacctgaaactgatctaaaaaaaaaaaaagtcttacaaacaaaagcaaacagcATGGCCTGGGCGCTGGCCAGCCAGAATGGGCACTGGCCACAGTGCCTGAGGAGGGTCCCTTGACCCCTGCCATAGCTGGTCATGGGGAGGTCTGGGGGGCTCCAGGGAGCAGCCAGGTCGAAGGCCTTAGCTCAGTGGCTACCTGCCAGCTGGTCCTGAGGTCCTTCTACGTTAACCACCACCCTCCTAAGCACTCCTGAGCTCTGCCGTAGCACTCATTGCCTGCTCACACtcgataatttttttcttattcattgatGACTGAGTTTCtttccccactagaatgtaagttccgcAAGGGCTGCTTTCCCCTGTACCTCATCTACTACCTGGCTTAATCATACCCACTGCGAGAATGCATAATGGAGACAAGATAAACAGGCAATTAGACAAAACTTAATTCCAGTGGCTATGAGCACAAAGCAAGCAAAGCGCAGCAAGCTGTGAGATATCAAGATAAAATTCTACCTCAAGTTCCCCTCCTGGACCTCCTGTTCTCTGCTTTGTTAACAGCGCTGGCCCTAACCCAGCCAGCTTGGTCTATAATGCCTGCTGTTTCCAAAATAGGAGGATGCTCCCACCTTCTGCCATCAAGGTTCCTCATGGCCAAGCTCCCCTGGCACTGCGGGCCATCTTCACCTCCTGGGCACTTCATGCCAGTGCAGAGGAGAGAGTTGGCAGTGAAGTCAGACAGACGtccttgggttcaaatcccagctctgctccttCCAGCCATGTGGCCAGCCTCAGTTTTCCCTATCTAACACGGGAAACCAGATCCAGCCCTGGCTGTGAGGGTGAAGTGAGGGGGTGTGGGAAAGGCCCGgtgcagagcctggcacacaggctGGTGTTCCTGGTGCTGACTAGTGAGGCCTGTCATCCTGCTGGGGCATGGACTAACACCCTTCAACCCCTGGGTACACACCTGCGTGGAGTAGTGCCCATAAGGCAGTGGCTTGCTCCGATCACCAGAGAAAGTGTCATAGGGGCCGCGGGTGCCGACGGATCGTGCCACATATGTCTCAAGGTCGCTTTTGAAGAAGTAGGTGCCGGGTCCCAGACCACTCCCCTAGAGCACAGCAGAGGTGATGAGGCCTGCAGGAGAGCTCAGCTTCCCCCTCTGCCCTGGGAGTGCCCCTGCAGGACAGGAAGGCAGGCAAGGCCTGGCCAGCCGAGGGGGTACCTGATGAGGCCGGGGGTGCAGCTTGTTGCTCATCCTGCACATGAGGCCCTCGGAATGAGACCGGTTCCAGGCATTCTCCTCCAGCTTGGTGTATGGGTTACCCTTCTCCCCATAATTTCCAGGGCCTGGATAGTAGttctgtggggtgggggtgggggcatggaGGCCGTCAGAACGACTCCTTGTGCTGAGTGTGCCTGAGGAACAGACACCTGAGATTGCCATCCCCAAGAAGGGAATGGGATTTTCAGGGTGTCCGCTTGCTACCTGCCCTCTGACACACAACATTGTTGTCCGTGAGCGTCCACCACTGCTTACACCTTCATCTCCAAGTTCAGCCTCTTCCCCAGCTGAACTTGGATTGACCTGTGCAAGTTATATCTCACTGCCCCCTCCTTACATTGCACACTTTGGCCAACATAGTGGGCTTCTTGCTGCTCCTCAAGCACATGCCATTCTGCCCAACCTTCTTCCCTCATTGGCTCATGCTGTAACCACCACCCGGAATGCCCTTCCTGCCCTCTTTGCCTCGGACAATTCTACTGCTCCTGCAAAGCCAGCTCACATGTCATCTCTCCTGGGAATGAAGCCTTCCTCCTGCTGCCACCTGAGACAGTTGCCTGCTTTGGTGGATTCGGCAATTCCAACCTTTACACCCCTGCACCACGGCCCCGCGTGACATGAGGGCTTTCTCAACGTGCTATGAACAGTGCTGTGACAGGGAAGGACTGCCGTTCTGGGTTCAgatcctggctctgctgcctCCTAGCTGAGTGACCTCAGGCCTTCTGTGTCTCATGGTCCATACTGGTACCATGGGATAGGAATACTGTCTTCCAGGTAATGACGATGAAGTTAAATAATGTCTGCAAGCAAGGGAAGGAGGTTGGGCGGAATGGCATGTGCTTGGTGAGCAGCGAGGAGCCCACCATGTCAGAGTGTGGGATGCAGGGAAGAGGCAGTGAGACAGAGCATGGACGGGCCAGTAGGGCCCTGGAGAAGAGGCTGAACTTGGAAGTGAAGGTGCGAGCAGTAGTGGAGGCTCACAGGCAACGGTGTCTGGCACAGAGTGGACACTGACACATGATAAGTCAGGGTGGGGTGGCTGAATGCCTTGGGGGGCAGGAGGAAAGGTTAGCAACTGGTTGGAATGACCATCTGGGACCTGGGCTGCCAGGGTCAGAAGCGTGATTTTGTAGGCAGAGTGAAAAGTGCAGTCCACATTGGGTAGAGACCTGGCAGGATGTTTTCTGCTGCTCTGCACCTTTTAGCCACGCGGGGTCACTGCTGCTCCATAGATGGCTCGGCCATGCCCTACCTCTGAGCCTGGAACCCAGCCCTGGGGAAGCAGGATGGGGCGGGGAGGGCACGGACCTCTGCATGGGGAGTCAGGCCACTAAGGGCATCAGATTTGTTCGCTCCCAGAGGAATGGAACTACATGTCTCCTTCCAGGGTTCCCACGTACATTCTGGAGAAAGCCCCCAAGGATAGCTGGATCCCTGCATGGTGTGTTAGGTGCTTCACCAGCCTTAACATCTTGGTCCTGGCAGTGACTGGGGGAGACCAAGTCAGCACCATCCACAAttaacagatggggaaactgagtctcagagaggcaAACTGCATGTCTGAGGTCCCACCGCCAGAAAGAGACAGCATGAGAGTTTCAACTCCAAAATCcataacctttctgagcctctacTGTTTGCCAGGCTCTGTGGAAGGCACCGGGGTGGGTTGGCAGTGAGCACCACAGGACCTGGGAGACTTTGAAGATGAGGGTTATACCAAGGGTGAGAATGGCCCTGCTCCTGGAGCCCAGAGGCAAGCCCAGCACTGGGCACTTTGTCAGGATAATcctattttcttccttaaaaccTTCAGGTTCAGAGGTTCAGTACCACACTTGGGCTGATGGGAAAGCCTATGGTTTTAACTAGAATGTTATGTTGTCTGAGCTTTGGGGACTCAAACAGGAATGATTAATTGGAGAGGGGGAGTGTGGAAATGAATGAATCATCACTTTTAagcttttggtttttggttttttttttcaggctggaCTTTGAAAAGGATCCCCAAAGACAGGTACGAGGGAAGGTGGGAAGGTCCCCCAGTCAAAAAgagcaaaggcaggaaggaaaCAGAGTCAGGCTTGTCCCCCTAGCTCCCCTGCCATCAGCTTGGCTGAGTTCCCACACCCAGGCCTTGGCCTCCACAGAGACTCAGGGAGCAAAGTCCAAGAACTATGGGGGCCAAACCTGTGGGTGAAATGCAAGGTACATGTTGGACACCTGGGATTCAAAAGCCTACTTCTGCCAGTCGGTAGCTTCATGACCTTGGGCAGTAAGTTACTCACTCTGTActccatttttctcatctgtagaatggacaTAATGATAGTGCCTGCTTCATAGGGTTGTCATGAACATGAAATTAATTAGTACGTAGTAAGTGCTATGCTACATGTCCACTATTATTACTTTAGATTGGACGgtaatgacatttttaaatgctCCAGGTATCCCCTCTCCCTAAGGTACAGTTACAGCTTCTGCACCTGAAGGTGCATCTGCTCATCCCCAGACCCTGTCAGGAGTACTTTCCAGCCCTCATAGAAGCATTCCCAGTGGTGAGGTGTAGGAGAAAGACCCTGGCTCTGGGGTTGGACATTCCCATGTCTGCATCCCAGCTTGCCCACTTAGCAGCTGTGCACTCTGGGGCAACTTGCTTATCTGCTCTGAGCCTCCAGGGCCTCATCTGGAGTGGTTGCAAAGAATTAGAGAGAATGTTTTGGAGCACCTGATACTTAGGATGCATGCACTTATTCAGTCCACAAATACTTATTGTATGgtatgtgtgccaggcactgcaagAACCTCAGAATGCTGCAGTGAAGGAACCAGGCAGACGTGGTCTGCCCTCAGGGGCTGCTGTCCAGTGGAGGAGGGATGCTAAACACACAACCACAGTGGAGACTCCTAGGAAGGGAGACGCCACCTAGCGGGGCTGAGGAAGGCTTCTGGAAGCTGAGAGCTGCAGGATGAGTAGGCGCGCCCAAGAAGAAGAGGCTGCCAAGGGAGGAAGGGCATTCctagcagagggaacagcaggggCAAAGCCCCATGTGAAAGAGCATGGCCTATATGAGGGGCTGGGAGGATAACAGAGTATCCAGCACAGAGAGGTCCAGGCCAACAAACTGCTGCGCTGGCTCCCTTGGTAGGGGTGACTCCTGCCTTCTCCCTCGTGCCCTTACTGAGTGTCAGCCTCACTCAGCATCCTCCTGATGAGATCATCATCCCCTGGCGCTGCCACCCCCACCTCTCAGCACCATCGCCTCCTCCCAACCCTGGCCCTCTCCAAGGTCTTCCTCTAAAAAGGTAAGTTAGGTCCTCTTCCTGTCAAAGCCCTCCACTGCCCCCCGGCAGCACCTGGAATAACACCAAGGCCCCACCTTGGCTGCAGGGACCTCATGACCCAGCCCTTCACCCCTCTGCCCTCTCGCTCGCCTCCTCTCACCCTCGGCCAGTGCCCtctggccacactggcctcctgccTGCCGGTCTGATTTGACAAGCATGTTCCCACCTCAAGGCCTTAGCCTCTGCTGCTTCCAGTGCCTGGAATGCTCTACCAGACACTGCAAGTCTCCGTTGCTCACGACCTGTAGGTttcctcaaatgtcacctcctcccaGAGCCCTGACTACTCTCTATCAATTGCACCACCATCACTGCCTGTCCCTTGCCTGTCTAATTTGTGTTCATAGCCCtgcttatatatgtattatatttccttctttgtactACTATTTCTACCACTAGGACATCTACTTCATGAGAGCAGGGACCTTGTCTTCGTCACTGCTAGATCCCCAAGGTCTAGGACAGTGTATGCCACTTAGGAGGTGCTTAATCCTTATtcctggctggctggatggatggatatgtAAGTGAATGAATTTGTTGGGCACCCAGTGTATGCCAGGCTCTCTGCTCGGGACTCCAGACATGAGAACACCTACCCCGATGAGTCCTCGGAAGCGAACCTCCCCAGAGCTGAGCAGCCCCCGGGTGCTACATGGTTTCTCCCGCAGCTGTTCTAAGAAGTCTTTGAGGTTGTAGGAGCCGGGCCCCAGCTTTTGCTCCTGTgccaaaagaagagagaaaatgaaagcctTAAACTTGGGAAAATCCACGCAGGAAGAAGCCCAAGGCACGATGGTGTTCCTTAAAGGATAATCTCCATCTGGCCTTGGGAGGACACTGAAGGCCATACAGAGCAGCTGCAATGGACAGGAAGACCTGGCACCAGAGAGGGAGAGGCCTGGCCCCAGAGGCCTCACCTTCAGCCGCTTCTCTTTCATGATGGCCTGGTACTGGAAGTGGGGTAGCTGGGTCAGCCGCGTGGCTTCCTGGGCCTTGGCCCAGCCTGTGTCCACCTCCTTCATCAGCTTCTTCTTGCTGAAGCAGGTCTCCTTGGAGCTGTAAGTCCCAGGGCCTATGTGGGACTGAGTCAGAGTGTGGTCAGACCTGTGACAGCCACGCCCGCCCAGTCTACCCACAGAGCAGGCCCTCACCAAGCCACCACCCTGACCCGGAGGAAGGGAGTAGGCAATCCCCCTGTGGCTCCCACCCTCAGCACTAAGGCTGGCACCAACAGGCTTGGCACTCAAGGTGCAATCGTGACATCCTCTATCACTGCCCCCTCACACTGCAGGAAGGTATAAACATCTCCTTCAAGAGCCCAGAGGTAGTCAGTGCACAAGCTGGGAGTGCTGCAGTCCCTCGTTTATCAAACACACTGGAAGCCCCCACTGTGGGTCCAGCTCTGTGCCGGAAGAAGGTAGAAGGTACGCCCCTTCTACAGCTCAGCTCATCCACCACAGCAGGCAGCTCGAAGGGGCAGCAGCCAGACCCTGTGGGAGGAGTCAGGGAAGCTGTGCAAACTCACCACTTGGGTAGAATAACGCGTGGAGTATGGGGCCTCAGTGAAGGTGCTGAACTTCTTCCAGTTGGGATAAACAGCAGAGATGTCAAACCTAGGGAGGGACGGTGGCCCAGTGAGAGCCCTGTGCCTGGCACCTGGCCCTGGTGCGGGCAGTTCTGGAGCATGGGGGAGTTGGCTGCCCGGGAAGGTGACTTTGGAGCAAGCTCATGAAAGAAAAGTAGTGGAGTTGCAGTGGCTTCGAATGTTCCAGGccgctcccaccccaccccacccgccagctcctcctcccagcttcatttttctccacagtCCTTACCAATACCCAACGTTTTACAGATGTACATACTTTTGTTTattacccacccccaccccccacagaaGAGAGCAAACTCCATGAGTACAGGGGTTTGCTGTTGTGTTCACTGCTGTAGCCCCAGATCCTAGAactgtgcctggaacacagtaggtgagagagagaaagagacagagtggAATATGAGTGAATGGAAGACAGACACCTGGGCTGAAATCCCACCCACTACTTTTGAGCTGAGTGGCCTACTATGGACCAGGCCACGTGACCTCTCtaaacctggcacatagtaagtgctcttGAAATGGTTTTAAAGAACTCACTTAGATGGTGAAAGAACCCTGGGCAGGGAAGAGCACTAAGCAAGAGGGGGAGAGAAAGCCCAGCCCCTCCTCACTGCCGGCCCCCACTCCTCTGGTTCCCCTCCCCGCCAGGCTCAGCCCTGTGTGTAGGTGGACACCCTCTCTCCCCAGGCCAAGCGTGGCTTCGGGGTGGGCAGCAGCTGCCTTGGACTGTGGGTGTGAGCCCAGGACGCAAACGGGCCCCACCTGTGGCTCTGCACCCCGAAGGGCGCCCCGGTGAACCACTTGGTGGCCATGGAGCCGACGCGGTTCCAGCCATGAGCTCCGGCGGCATCCTGGCTTTCCCTCATGGCAGGCCTGCGCGCCTCCGCTGCTGCCACGGCAACCCGGGCCTTGTGATGCGCCCCGGAGCTGTGGGCCTCGCCCTCGCCCACGTGGCGCCCCCACCGGCGTGCGCACGTAGCCCGCTGATTTTTAACTTGTCCGTGCACATTTTCAGGGTCCTTCCCTAGCCCCTGCAGATATAATGGCCCTTCTTGTATTTAATATGGATGCCATTGGGTGGGGTCCTACAGTCATTTGTTGAGGAAGTGTTTCTGATTTCTGGCTTTATCCCAGAGCCCTGCATGGAGCCTGCCTAGGCTCAGAAAGAACCTTTTAAAGTTCACCTTGTGctgatgggaaactgaggcccacagagagGGCCGCCTTGGGCAAATGACATCCCAGCTCCTTCTCCACTTTGGGAGTCAGGGGAGCAGAAGTAAGGGGGAAAGGGCAAGGAGAGCCAGAGGGTGGAGGGCTGGGCAAAGCTGCAGGGGTAGTCAGGACTCAACCGACCCCTAGACGTCCCTGGCACCCACTCTGGGCAGACACAGTGCAGAATGCCTGGGACCCAGATGTGGTCCCTGCCCTGAAAATAATGGGGGAAGCAATGACCACATACTATGGTCAGGTCTATGAGAGAGGGAGGCCTCTGACCCAGCCTGTGGGTAGGTAGGTCAGGGAAGACTTCTTGGAGGAGGAGAATTCCAAACTCAACATTGAAGCATACGGATGACTTTCCAAGTAAAGAAAGGAATTGAGGGTATGTACCCCACACAGGGCATAGTctgctctctcttccctccttctttacCCCCCAACCAGTGCTCCACAGCCATGCTCTGAGATTGTCTAATTTCTCTCACGATGGCTTGTGATCTTCCCAAGGGTCTTAGGCAAAGGTGGGGCAGAGATCCATACCCCATTCCATGGTGACAGGATTGAAGCCAGAGAGGTGTAGGTTGTACCAGAGGCCCTGCTTCCAGCCCATGGTGAAGCTGGACCAGAGGCACAGTGGGTCTTCTGCCACGACCCACCCAATGCCCTTCTGACATCCCAAGCTAGTAGTTAGATAAGAAGTGTGGCTCCCCAGCACAGCTGAGAGCTGGACTCTTAGGCTCCAGGTCTGGCGGGCCACTGCTGGCAGCGCGTCTGCACTGCACCACTGAGCTGACGGTCAGAGGTGGCAGGCCTCAGGAACATGCACAGAACGGAAAGCCTGGGTCATCTAAGCAgactctgcccttcccagccgtgggatcttgagcaagtcacttctttCTCTGAGTCACAGCATTATCAGTTTCAttctataaaatgaaagtaatcatctctatctcccaggctgctgtgaggatgaaatgaccTGATTTAGGTAATACTCTTGGCACACAGCAGGAGCTCAATTGGAGGTCATTCCCAGCCCTTGGTTAGAGACCTTTACAGAGGCCTGAGGACAGACACTTGTCTCATTTCCTCCTGGTGCAGcatctagcacatagtaaatgttcaggaaatatttgttgaatgacaaGGGAATGAATACATGCATCTGGTCAAACTACCCAATAACACATAAATCCTCAAAGACACATTTaaatctggctctgccacttcctgggtgctgaccttgggcaagttaccctTGCCAACTttgatttcctcttctgtgaCATGGACCTATGGCTGTGGCTTCCTGGAAAGGCTGTTTTGAGGTGTCAACAAGGTGTGGGTGTGCACACTCTCCAGTCCTGTGCACTTCAGCCAGCCCTGGGTCTGCTCGGGTATTCTCAGGGTGGCCCAGACATGCCTGCAGCTATATTGCTGCTTCTCTTCTGGCCTGAGCCCCATGGCTCTAGGACTCATGGAGGAGTGACCAAAGGCTATAAGCCAAG includes these proteins:
- the CIMAP2 gene encoding ciliary microtubule-associated protein 2 isoform X1 — translated: MRESQDAAGAHGWNRVGSMATKWFTGAPFGVQSHRFDISAVYPNWKKFSTFTEAPYSTRYSTQVSHIGPGTYSSKETCFSKKKLMKEVDTGWAKAQEATRLTQLPHFQYQAIMKEKRLKEQKLGPGSYNLKDFLEQLREKPCSTRGLLSSGEVRFRGLIGNYYPGPGNYGEKGNPYTKLEENAWNRSHSEGLMCRMSNKLHPRPHQGSGLGPGTYFFKSDLETYVARSVGTRGPYDTFSGDRSKPLPYGHYSTQKKKPRELMNFKSFIEELNSRHNKKHGVFSKLPRNPKTPTERIYWANLSQCPRTLATSGPSFWLPQEKKCKPVNQPPFLLTSKGSGAKACQMIMGSWNPVGVGRYLNTWLMETKDRRQRYRSLFLSGSKRYLSDLARDMLMQERITPFTKGKCPPTVDYNSDPTP
- the CIMAP2 gene encoding ciliary microtubule-associated protein 2 isoform X2, coding for MRESQDAAGAHGWNRVGSMATKWFTGAPFGVQSHRFDISAVYPNWKKFSTFTEAPYSTRYSTQVSHIGPGTYSSKETCFSKKKLMKEVDTGWAKAQEATRLTQLPHFQYQAIMKEKRLKEQKLGPGSYNLKDFLEQLREKPCSTRGLLSSGEVRFRGLIGNYYPGPGNYGEKGNPYTKLEENAWNRSHSEGLMCRMSNKLHPRPHQGSGLGPGTYFFKSDLETYVARSVGTRGPYDTFSGDRSKPLPYGHYSTQKKKPRELMNFKSFIEELNSRHNKKHGVFSKLPRNPKTPTERIYWANLSQCPRTLATSGPSFWLPQEKKCKPVNQPPFLLTSKGSGAKACQMIMGSWNPVGVGRYLNTWLMETKDRRQRYRSLFLSGSKRYLSDLARDMLMQIRLFCWKGLEVINFGLSPM